In Euphorbia lathyris chromosome 2, ddEupLath1.1, whole genome shotgun sequence, the sequence AGTTAGATAGCATTGATGGTGTTCCATCCTCAGATTTGACAGACGAGGATGAGATCCATCAGCACCACCATCCATTCCCTTCAGTTCCGAAGCCTCAAATCAACATCATTAACAACAGTAACACTGTGCCCTCCGGAATTCAATCTATCAGTGTTCATGAACTGCTTGAATGCCCTGTTTGTACCAATTCTATGTACCCTCCGATTCATCAGGTTTGTCCTCTGTTCCAATTTTATTGGTGGGTGGGTTCCTAATTCTTCTGGATCTATTTctttgcttcttcttctttttctgggGGGATATATTTGGATGTTAAATTTTGTTCTTTGTTGTGGAAGTTCGTTAATCTTTTTTGTTTCTTAGTTTATTTTTGGATTTAAGTGCctagaaatgaactcaagaaaATTCCTTTGTTGATCAATTGTTTGATAATGATGCATTTAAAGTTAGGGTTCTTTGAATAGCCATATTTTAGTGCTTTAGAATTGGTGGGATGTGATAGTTATGGTGTATAAATACTTTTGTCTTATCATAACTTGTAAGGAAGTAGTGGAGTTTTTGGTGCTAGTATCTATTCTCAGCTTAGCCTCGTGTTACAACCATAAGATCTATCTTGCTCAGggtaataaataaggagtgggaATCATGTTTTTTCTGATTGATCTTCTTCCTGTTATATTTGGTAATGCTCAACTGATCAAAACAATCAGTAATCATCCAAAGAATAGAAATTTTTGTTCAGACTGATTGTTATTCAccataaatatatttttcatttcttcTTGATAGCAAGTAGGAAGTGTCTTAGGGGCCTTCTATTCGCGTAGGCAGCCGGAATTATTGATGTGTGAATACTGGTGTTGATAATTATGACATTTTGGTAAATTTTCTGTTGTAGTCATATGTTTTCATCTGAAGATTAATTAGAGGTGGTCTCAAAAGGGTATGACTTGTTGTCATATGTTTTTCATCTGAAAACTCCGGGAACAACTAGTTAGAGATCTCAGAACGTGCTGGTTATTATATTAACATTGGAATGATTGTAAAACGTGAATCAAAGTTTTATTTGAGGCATGAATATGACGAACTAAAAGAGCATAGAGTTGGTGTAAGAGTCTAGTGATTTCTGTGGGATTTGGATGAGAAAAATGTCGGAAGTTCTCTAATTATCTTCAATCTATAGACTATAGAGTACAATAGCTTAGATGCCCTTGCTTAGGACTAGCTATCTAGCAGGTTTAATTATTTGACATTCATTGTTTGTAATTTGCTGTTCAGATTTCATTGTGTTATTCGGAAGATATTTGCAAAGGTGTAAAGCAAATCGTTTTTTTTCTGCAGTGCCACAATGGACATACACTTTGTTCGACTTGTAAAACAAGGGTGCATAACCGGTGTCCCACCTGTAGACAAGAGCTTGGTGACATTAGATGTCTGGCATTGGAAAAAGTAGCTGAATCACTTGAACTTCCTTGCAGATACATGGCACTTGGATGCCCGGAGATTTTCCCATACTACAGTAAACTTAAACACGAGACCCTGTGTAACTTTAGGCCATACAATTGTCCATATGCTGGATCTGAGTGTGCCATTGTTGGGGATATCCCGTTTCTAGTTGCTCATCTAAGGGATGATCACAAAGTAGACATGCATTCCGGATGCACTTTCAACCATCGTTATGTCAAGTCTAATCCTCGTGAAGTAGAAAATGCAACATGGATGTTAACTGTAAGTATATGTTCTTGTTCAGAATTACTTTTAAGGAGAAACGATCTTATCTAATACACTTTTGATTGGAATGGATGAAATGGTCAATTTTAGATGTCCCTAAATGATTAAAACATGCTTCTTATGGTTTGCTtgattttataatagtgttccATAACACGATTTGCCCACTCGCATTTAGTGTTTTATTATATTAGTTTTCACCTGATTCTGCGTTTTTTGCGTCATATAACAAATTGCATCTTGAAGTAATTGAAGAAGTAGTCCTCGTGTGAATCTTTATATAGCACGTTTTTTTTTCTGCAGTCTGTTGGTCGATTGGTCAAAATGGTTGTAATGAAGAACTAACTCTATGTCATCAATATACTGAAAATGAAAGGAAATTGTAAAGAGTATCTTCCTTTGTTATATGAGTATATGGGAATCCTCTGAGTCCCGCACTTGGATGCTGTTTCTAAGCAAGTACTTATCCATCCTTGTGATCATTTTGGATGATAGGTTTTCCACTGTTTTGGCCAATACTTCTGTCTCCATTTTGAAGCTTTCCAGCTAGGTATGGCACCTGTTTATATGGCATTCCTGCGTTTTATGGGCGATGAGACAGAAGCTCGTAGTTACAGCTATAGCTTGGAAGTCGGTGGAAATGGGCGGAAGCTGATATGGGAAGGGACCCCAAGAAGCATTAGAGATAGCCACAGGAAGGTTAGGGATAGCCATGATGGGCTGATTATACAGAGAAACATGGCACTTTTCTTCTCCGGAGGGGATAGGAAAGAGCTAAAGCTTCGGGTGACAGGACGTATATGGAAAGAACAACAAAACCCAGAAGGCGGTGCATGCATACCGAACCTCTGCAGTTAGgtgtttctctttctttctttatcttCCCTTGTGCTGCATCTTTTGTAATATGAGAATCTGATGTAATGAATGTTGGAAGGCTAAGCTTTTATACATTGTGAATAATGAACCTGACGAATTTTTTCATATCTGCCTGTGCTGTGCTGTGAATTTATCTTTGTTAGCAGTAGCTTTCATTTAGTAATTCGTCAATTTGGATCTCAGCTTATCAGGTTTGAGGTTCGACTTTCCACTCCATCAAAATTTAGCCCTTATTGTTAGGTGATCTGTAAATCCCACTTTAAATCTCcatcgaggtctgtggtttgTCCTGACCTTGGGATTGCGTAGgtctacccttacctaaacttttcaTTACCAAAAAATTTAGTAATTCGATGCACATTGACATTTTCAACTAATCATCCTAAATCTTGCAAAGTGGTCGAAGAATGCATTGATCATTTTCTTAGAGGCAAAGAGAGTGATGCAAATAGGGAAATTGCTTAATGAAGAGGCATGTGATGTGAATACCTACTTGATGAGTTCATGTGTGTGGCATTTAGGATCAGAGACGGATTTAGGGAGCTTGAGTTATTCGTGTTATGGAGTTTTAAGCACTCACAGATATCGAATTACCTCTCTTTATCAGCTAATTCTGGATTCAAATTCTTATCAGCTAATTCTGGATTCAAATTGTAATAGAAGGCTTGGAATCTTTGGATGTAATCACAAAAAGATTATTTCGTATTGAAATTTATTTTACTGTAGCTTTTAAAGTCATAAGCTTGatatttatttcaattagaaattgaaaaaaaaaaaaaaactattattgAATTTAATCTTTGATTTCGATCTGTCACCATTGAAAAATATCATTGAATACAAAACCTGAATcgaataatattttatgaagTTATGGAGCTTTTGTGGTCTCAGAAAGTATGGACATGGACATGGACAAGGCCCTAGAAAAATCTAGTAGTGAGTATTGTTTTATCAGAAAAGAGAAATTGAAAACCAAGATTTCATATTTGCATGAGATTGTATAAAATCAGGAATAAAGATTAAAAATACTCTtaatattagtaaaaaaaattaaatttttttttaatttataaaatggaATTTTCGAATTATGCAATGTCAGGTAATGAATTTACATGGGATAAGATTCGGGTCTCGAGCTTATAGGTTAGAGAGACGTTTGATCGTGCATTCACAAGTTTTAACCGGTTGGATTCTTTATGGGTTATAGTAAATTACACAAGGGTTTTCGCTGTTTTGATCCTGTGTCTTCTAAATTATACATCTCACgtcatattattttttatgagcAGGATTTTCCATTTGATGATCTCAATAAATGTGCCCAACGTGTCCATGATCCCACGCTTATTTTGGCTGCACCACAGGTTACTTATCCATTGATATTTCCCAATGCTGAATCGATCCCAGGAACTCCACGGCAATCTTCAGTTCACATTGACTCTGCCCCTACATCCTCTTATCGGTCTCCAAATCTGCCTTCATAAACGACATCTAATTTGCAGCCTGATACTCCTGTCTCCGTGAATTCAACGTCCCCCACTAGGTCTCCTATGCGATTCGAGGCTGCCTCTCCGGTGACCGATTCCTTAGATAATTCGAGTGCAATAAGTGCTCCGCCACACACTGTTATCAACACTCATCCAATGACCACTAGAGCCAAAGGTGGCATTTTCAAAACCTAAGATGCTTGTCCATAAAATCGAGGCTGATCCCACTACATTTTTACAAGCATCTAAGCATGAATGTTGTAGAAAAGTTGTGGGTGAAGATCATGCACTAATGGTACATGGAGTCTTGTTCCTCTTCCTCCGAGGGCCAATCTTATTGATAATCGGTAGTTGTTTAAGACTAAAACCGATGCAAACAGGGCAATAGAACGACATAAAGCTCGTCTAGTCGCAAAAGGTTTTCATCAGCGACTCGGGATTGATTATTCTGATACTTTTAGTCCGGTGGTTAAGCCTACCACTATTCGGCTTATCCTTTCTTTGGGAGTGACTTACGATTGGGATATTACTTAGCTTGATGTGTCTAATGCATTTTTACATGGTGATTTGCATGAAGATGTGTATATGGTGCAGCCC encodes:
- the LOC136217551 gene encoding E3 ubiquitin-protein ligase SINAT3, which translates into the protein MELDSIDGVPSSDLTDEDEIHQHHHPFPSVPKPQINIINNSNTVPSGIQSISVHELLECPVCTNSMYPPIHQCHNGHTLCSTCKTRVHNRCPTCRQELGDIRCLALEKVAESLELPCRYMALGCPEIFPYYSKLKHETLCNFRPYNCPYAGSECAIVGDIPFLVAHLRDDHKVDMHSGCTFNHRYVKSNPREVENATWMLTVFHCFGQYFCLHFEAFQLGMAPVYMAFLRFMGDETEARSYSYSLEVGGNGRKLIWEGTPRSIRDSHRKVRDSHDGLIIQRNMALFFSGGDRKELKLRVTGRIWKEQQNPEGGACIPNLCS